One region of bacterium genomic DNA includes:
- a CDS encoding tetratricopeptide repeat protein: MICWLEGHCLSYGKSIPYWPFLEIVKSYLEITESDNEAQIKDKLTSCLASLFGERSNELIPYLCTFLSLKLDNKYIDKVKYLNSETLKLEVFVSLRDLFITISKKCPLILVLEDLHWIDTASLDLLEFLLNGVISAPFLIISLFRSKKEGSCVHLMECAKKRIPDNYVEINLTPLPEDDNNGLINNLLDIPSVPDSLKKLILDKSEGNPFYVEELIRSLIDYKVLREENGLWQLTIDIKEIDVPDTVHSVIASRIDKLDDNTKQVLQTASVIGHSFLYRVLKYASDATRGDISEELDKSLNLLEDRQFILKQILVELEYLFKHILTQEVAYNSLLKKRRIELHRRVGECTEVLFKDRLDDYYGLLSWHYFKGEDWQKALDYTEKAAKQARAIYANQQEIEYYTRILSVVGIEGKLIVDTELQISVLKERSKVYTLIGQTQPALVDIDEALLIANKTNNRKTEADCLTHKAIIFTALSKYEESLKLARSALDIYIELKCEKGKAESLNRIGIAYFHLGNSVEALNYFQQSLKISREICDRQNEAYSLNNIGAVYYNLGEYNEALNYFQQSLKIRPEIGDRQGEANCLNNIGIIYFNLSDYKGAFTYYQQSLKISQQIGDRVNEAMAFNNIGNIYDNLSNYKEALTCYQQSLMISQQIGNRAGEALAFNNIGTVYSLLGNYKKALIYFQQSLKIYQETGGKRGEADSIMEIGGMYQDLGNYKEALSYFQQSLKLFEQIGAKGGIASTLIMMIQAHIGKSDLGSAKALKQKVEKTVAELKSIKPMLDLRLAESKLYELDGDFKNAIGFAEEVLNKAIELGEQMSEATACLRLCKILAKSNKKEEIAKIENYAKRMIEIGSKTESLPIMWKGYWFMYECSGKKEWLNELKECLYKQFPQIPEEHLSSFKSYVQTYIGKMLDSKL; the protein is encoded by the coding sequence ATGATTTGTTGGCTTGAAGGTCACTGTCTCTCTTATGGTAAATCAATCCCATACTGGCCATTTCTTGAGATTGTAAAGTCTTATCTTGAGATAACAGAATCAGATAATGAAGCTCAGATAAAAGATAAACTAACCAGTTGTCTCGCATCCCTGTTTGGTGAACGCTCAAATGAGCTAATCCCATATCTTTGCACTTTTCTTTCACTTAAACTTGATAATAAATATATAGATAAAGTAAAATATCTTAATTCTGAAACATTAAAACTTGAGGTATTTGTGTCACTTCGTGATTTATTCATTACAATAAGTAAGAAATGTCCATTGATTCTTGTACTTGAAGACCTACACTGGATAGATACAGCATCACTTGATTTACTTGAATTTCTGTTAAATGGCGTTATATCTGCACCGTTTCTTATTATTTCTCTTTTTAGGTCAAAAAAAGAAGGTAGCTGTGTCCACTTGATGGAGTGTGCTAAGAAAAGAATACCGGATAACTATGTTGAAATAAACCTTACGCCACTGCCTGAAGATGATAATAACGGGTTAATAAATAATCTTCTTGACATACCGAGTGTACCTGATAGTTTAAAGAAACTAATTCTTGATAAATCTGAAGGTAACCCATTTTATGTAGAAGAACTAATCCGTTCTCTTATTGACTATAAGGTATTAAGAGAAGAAAACGGATTATGGCAGTTGACTATTGATATAAAAGAAATTGATGTCCCGGATACTGTCCATAGTGTGATTGCTTCAAGAATAGATAAACTTGATGACAATACTAAACAAGTTTTACAGACCGCATCTGTTATAGGACATAGCTTCTTATATCGGGTTCTAAAGTATGCATCTGATGCAACTCGAGGTGATATCTCAGAAGAACTTGATAAATCACTCAACCTATTGGAAGATAGGCAATTTATTTTAAAGCAAATATTAGTAGAATTGGAATATCTGTTCAAACATATACTGACTCAAGAGGTAGCTTACAACAGCCTTTTAAAAAAGAGGCGAATTGAGCTACATCGTAGGGTTGGCGAATGTACAGAGGTGTTGTTCAAGGACAGACTTGATGATTACTACGGTTTACTTTCATGGCATTATTTTAAAGGTGAAGACTGGCAAAAGGCACTTGACTATACAGAAAAGGCAGCTAAACAGGCAAGAGCTATATACGCTAATCAACAAGAGATAGAATACTATACCAGAATCCTCTCTGTGGTGGGTATAGAAGGTAAGCTAATCGTGGACACTGAATTACAAATTAGCGTTTTAAAAGAACGCTCAAAAGTCTATACTCTAATAGGGCAAACTCAACCTGCACTTGTAGACATAGATGAAGCGCTTCTTATAGCAAATAAGACGAACAATAGGAAAACAGAGGCAGACTGTCTTACACACAAAGCTATTATTTTCACTGCACTTAGCAAATATGAAGAATCGCTAAAATTAGCCAGAAGTGCATTAGATATATACATAGAGCTGAAATGTGAGAAAGGTAAAGCAGAGTCACTCAATCGGATTGGTATTGCATACTTTCATTTGGGAAACTCTGTTGAGGCTTTGAATTACTTTCAACAATCATTGAAAATATCCCGTGAAATATGTGATAGGCAGAATGAGGCCTATTCTCTCAATAACATTGGTGCTGTATATTACAATCTGGGTGAGTATAATGAAGCACTAAATTACTTTCAACAATCACTAAAAATAAGACCAGAGATAGGTGATAGACAAGGTGAGGCGAACTGTCTCAATAATATTGGGATTATATATTTTAATTTAAGTGACTACAAAGGAGCATTCACCTATTATCAGCAATCACTGAAGATAAGCCAGCAGATAGGTGATAGAGTAAATGAGGCAATGGCTTTCAATAACATTGGTAATATATATGATAATCTGAGCAATTATAAAGAGGCATTGACCTGTTATCAGCAATCACTGATGATAAGTCAGCAGATAGGTAATAGAGCAGGTGAAGCACTGGCTTTCAATAACATTGGTACTGTATATTCTTTGTTAGGTAACTATAAGAAAGCACTTATTTACTTTCAGCAATCATTGAAAATATACCAAGAAACGGGTGGTAAGAGAGGCGAAGCAGATTCAATTATGGAGATTGGTGGCATGTATCAGGATTTAGGTAACTACAAAGAGGCATTGAGTTACTTTCAGCAATCGCTAAAACTATTTGAGCAAATTGGTGCAAAGGGTGGAATTGCATCCACACTTATAATGATGATTCAAGCCCATATAGGAAAAAGTGATTTGGGTAGTGCAAAAGCTTTGAAACAAAAGGTAGAAAAAACTGTAGCTGAGCTAAAGAGTATAAAACCTATGCTTGATTTAAGACTTGCTGAGTCTAAACTTTATGAATTAGACGGCGACTTTAAAAATGCAATCGGGTTTGCTGAGGAAGTATTGAACAAAGCAATTGAACTTGGTGAGCAAATGAGTGAAGCAACTGCTTGCTTGCGGTTGTGTAAGATACTTGCAAAAAGCAATAAAAAGGAGGAGATTGCTAAAATTGAGAACTATGCTAAAAGAATGATTGAGATTGGTAGCAAGACGGAATCTTTACCCATTATGTGGAAAGGTTATTGGTTTATGTATGAGTGTAGTGG
- a CDS encoding diguanylate cyclase: MIEAYEYIAQKFPDNQAVKNELTELYFEQGIKRAKELGPAKKEPPKVTATIEQISPHLAEQYLEHAIATLKGIEATERIIMEEKVTPPLLHEVEIEKPEETTDSLTGLHDYKYLNSYLEVKIREAEYKKLAMPLIFLDINKFNDVNISFGSSAGDEILIQLAKILKTNTRPEDMLFRYNGDEFALLLTGIEKEEALSVGERLKGIIKDYTFKHGIRLTVNTGIAAYPEDANTSQLLLELARKGIGIPEKVHLSIHSPKLIGRERELKELEDVFKQVMQGDGKVIFISGAAGVGKTRLANEFLDIVKFKGAQILATSCYALPSTPYEPFKIIFTNLYKSGRLSKNAQKALGRVPPFLLSHSGTVPECF, translated from the coding sequence GTGATTGAGGCTTATGAATATATAGCACAAAAATTTCCTGATAATCAAGCAGTGAAAAATGAGCTCACTGAATTATACTTTGAGCAGGGTATTAAGAGAGCAAAAGAATTAGGTCCAGCCAAAAAAGAGCCACCCAAAGTTACTGCTACTATTGAACAGATTTCTCCTCATTTAGCTGAGCAATATCTTGAACATGCTATTGCAACACTAAAGGGAATTGAGGCAACAGAGCGTATCATTATGGAGGAGAAAGTTACGCCACCACTTCTACATGAAGTTGAAATAGAAAAGCCAGAAGAAACTACCGATTCCCTAACAGGACTTCACGACTATAAGTATCTTAATTCTTATTTAGAAGTGAAAATTCGCGAGGCTGAATATAAGAAATTGGCTATGCCGCTAATTTTCTTAGATATCAACAAATTCAACGATGTAAACATTTCGTTTGGCTCTTCTGCAGGAGATGAAATCCTTATCCAGTTAGCTAAGATTTTAAAAACCAATACTCGTCCAGAAGATATGCTGTTCAGATACAATGGAGATGAGTTTGCATTATTGCTCACCGGAATAGAAAAAGAAGAGGCGTTGAGTGTAGGGGAAAGACTCAAAGGAATAATTAAAGATTATACTTTTAAGCATGGTATCAGACTTACCGTAAATACTGGTATAGCTGCATATCCGGAGGATGCAAATACGTCTCAACTCTTACTTGAATTAGCTCGTAAAGGGATAGGTATTCCCGAGAAAGTGCATCTATCTATTCATTCTCCAAAGTTGATAGGGAGAGAAAGAGAGTTAAAAGAATTAGAAGATGTGTTCAAACAAGTAATGCAGGGTGATGGAAAGGTAATTTTCATAAGTGGAGCTGCAGGGGTAGGCAAAACAAGATTAGCTAACGAATTTTTAGATATAGTTAAATTTAAGGGCGCTCAAATTCTTGCCACTTCCTGTTACGCTTTACCATCTACTCCATATGAACCGTTTAAAATTATTTTTACAAACCTTTACAAGTCTGGGAGACTTTCAAAAAATGCTCAAAAGGCACTCGGCCGTGTACCTCCATTTTTACTGAGCCATTCGGGGACAGTCCCCGAATGCTTCTAA
- a CDS encoding MraY family glycosyltransferase — MKGYLNLILVPVAVVPFVLLHIGGLKGIFFWQCFFIFCATFLLSVSFTPVSRNIALKLKILDYPSPRKIHISPMPLLGGAAIFAAFALVILVNFRFSLLLKGVCLGGTLLFVTGFIDDIKPIPASVRLLIQVIACLILARYGVMISFLPNVLWGKVGEFIITMFWIILIINAVNFFDGIDGLAAGMVAIVASFFLLVALQTHQSYFGYLGAALIGGCVGFLLYNFYPASIFLGNAGSSFLGFTLGALAVMGEWSTVGVKALSVPLLIFGIFIFDMMFIIVSRIINKETKTLREIIEYVGKDHLHHRLLKLGFTYRQVVIFIYLISVCFGLGAMVLRTSLSLSNVLFLLFQAIVIFGLLTFLMVIKKEQSS, encoded by the coding sequence ATGAAAGGCTATCTTAATCTCATTCTGGTACCCGTAGCAGTAGTGCCCTTTGTATTGCTCCACATAGGTGGATTAAAAGGGATTTTCTTTTGGCAATGTTTTTTCATCTTTTGTGCTACCTTCTTACTTTCTGTATCTTTTACGCCTGTATCAAGGAATATAGCTCTCAAATTGAAAATCTTAGATTATCCATCTCCCCGTAAGATTCACATTAGCCCAATGCCTTTACTTGGAGGGGCTGCTATTTTTGCTGCATTTGCTTTGGTTATCCTTGTAAACTTTCGCTTCTCACTTTTACTTAAAGGAGTTTGTCTTGGTGGGACTCTCCTTTTTGTAACAGGATTTATTGATGACATAAAACCTATACCAGCTTCAGTGAGACTATTGATTCAAGTCATTGCCTGTCTGATTCTTGCAAGGTATGGAGTTATGATATCCTTTTTACCCAACGTACTATGGGGGAAGGTTGGTGAGTTTATAATAACCATGTTTTGGATCATTTTGATTATTAACGCAGTCAATTTCTTTGATGGAATAGATGGCTTAGCCGCAGGTATGGTAGCTATTGTAGCTTCCTTTTTCTTATTAGTTGCCCTACAGACTCATCAGTCATATTTTGGTTATCTTGGCGCTGCCTTAATTGGTGGATGTGTTGGCTTCCTATTGTATAACTTCTATCCAGCAAGCATATTCTTAGGGAATGCGGGGTCAAGCTTTCTTGGATTTACTCTTGGGGCTCTTGCTGTAATGGGCGAATGGTCAACTGTAGGAGTTAAGGCTCTGAGTGTACCCCTTTTAATCTTTGGAATTTTTATATTTGATATGATGTTTATAATTGTCTCTAGGATAATAAATAAAGAGACGAAGACTTTGAGAGAGATAATAGAGTATGTGGGCAAGGACCATCTTCATCACAGATTACTTAAGCTTGGTTTCACCTATCGTCAAGTAGTTATTTTCATATACTTGATAAGTGTCTGTTTTGGTTTAGGAGCAATGGTCTTAAGAACTTCTCTTTCTTTATCAAATGTATTATTTCTCTTATTCCAAGCTATCGTTATATTTGGTTTGTTAACTTTCTTAATGGTAATAAAGAAAGAACAGTCATCATGA
- a CDS encoding DegT/DnrJ/EryC1/StrS family aminotransferase gives MISHSRPTIDDSDVKAVIETIKSGYIAQGNKVRELELEFSSYIGMQPGVATSSGTAALHLALIALEINDGDEVILPTYVCTAPLNTIYYVGAKPVLVDIDEDTFNLKVSDVRKKLTKKTKVIIVPHMFGQPANIDELLKIGLPIIEDCAHSVGAHYKGKKTGSFGIISVFSFYATKVITGGEGGMVLSTESKLLSKIKDLRDYDAKDDFKVRFNYKMTDVEASLILSQLAKLPFFIARRKKIAGMYNASLSDCNFTLPVSCVDREHIFYRYVVKIKSDVRVYLEALKRKGVMCDIPVYRPLHRYLGLTGFDSADQVYQSAISIPIYPSLQTREIDSIIKALQRVNERLS, from the coding sequence ATGATTTCACACTCAAGACCTACAATAGATGATTCTGATGTAAAGGCTGTAATAGAAACAATTAAATCCGGTTACATAGCTCAAGGTAACAAAGTAAGGGAGCTTGAATTAGAATTTAGTTCATATATAGGGATGCAGCCGGGTGTAGCTACCTCTTCTGGGACAGCTGCATTACACCTTGCCCTTATAGCTCTGGAAATAAATGATGGAGATGAGGTAATTCTTCCGACCTATGTTTGTACTGCCCCTTTAAATACTATATACTATGTAGGGGCAAAACCAGTGCTTGTAGATATAGATGAGGATACCTTTAATTTGAAAGTTTCTGATGTCAGAAAAAAACTTACTAAAAAGACTAAAGTAATAATTGTTCCACATATGTTTGGTCAGCCAGCTAATATTGATGAATTACTAAAGATTGGTCTTCCTATAATAGAGGATTGCGCTCATTCTGTAGGAGCACATTATAAGGGTAAGAAAACTGGTAGTTTTGGTATTATCTCTGTTTTCTCATTCTATGCTACTAAAGTGATAACTGGAGGTGAGGGTGGTATGGTTTTATCTACTGAAAGTAAACTACTCTCAAAAATAAAGGACTTGAGAGACTACGATGCAAAAGATGACTTTAAAGTAAGATTTAATTATAAAATGACAGATGTAGAAGCGTCTCTAATTTTGAGTCAGCTTGCCAAACTGCCTTTCTTTATTGCAAGAAGAAAGAAGATAGCAGGCATGTATAATGCTTCTTTATCGGACTGCAATTTTACACTTCCAGTTTCTTGTGTAGATAGAGAGCATATATTTTATAGATATGTTGTAAAAATTAAAAGTGATGTAAGAGTTTATTTAGAAGCACTAAAGAGAAAGGGTGTAATGTGTGATATACCTGTATATAGACCTTTACATAGATACCTGGGGCTAACAGGTTTTGATTCTGCTGACCAAGTTTATCAATCTGCTATCTCTATCCCAATATACCCATCTCTTCAAACAAGAGAGATAGATTCTATAATTAAGGCGTTACAGCGAGTAAATGAAAGGCTATCTTAA
- a CDS encoding PIG-L deacetylase family protein: MNILAIGAHPDDIEYGCGGTLLKYRDRGDKIYLLVLTFGELGGDSNIRKIEQEKAAKVLRTKKLFWGQFKDTKIPTGRALISKLDSVIKEVEPDEVYVNYYKDDHQDHRACSECVIAAARYVKRVLFYEDYTSQNFEPNIFVNIEDILEEKIKLLGIHKSQVKRSYPTGLDMLEAVRSIASYRGFQGKIKYAEGFISFRYAIEI, translated from the coding sequence ATGAATATTTTAGCCATAGGTGCGCATCCTGATGATATAGAGTATGGATGTGGTGGTACTCTATTGAAATATAGAGATAGGGGTGACAAAATATACCTACTTGTTTTGACTTTTGGTGAATTGGGTGGTGATAGTAATATCAGAAAAATTGAGCAAGAAAAGGCAGCAAAAGTCCTAAGAACAAAGAAACTATTTTGGGGTCAATTTAAGGATACGAAGATTCCTACGGGCAGGGCGTTAATCTCCAAACTTGACAGTGTAATAAAAGAAGTAGAGCCAGATGAGGTATATGTTAACTACTATAAAGATGACCACCAGGACCACCGTGCTTGCAGTGAATGTGTAATAGCGGCTGCAAGGTATGTAAAAAGGGTACTCTTTTATGAAGACTACACATCACAAAATTTTGAGCCTAATATCTTTGTTAATATAGAAGATATATTAGAGGAAAAGATAAAACTGTTAGGTATACATAAATCACAGGTTAAAAGGTCATACCCAACTGGGCTTGATATGTTAGAGGCTGTTCGTTCAATTGCCAGTTATAGGGGCTTTCAGGGTAAAATAAAATATGCCGAAGGCTTTATTTCATTTAGATATGCTATAGAGATATGA
- a CDS encoding AAA family ATPase gives MLTQLKSVELPDRKTDILIVLEKLLTDNIKDGKKTVVVIDEAHTIEDKNIFEELRLLLNFQLEDKFLLTLVLLGQPELNSKIEDNKQLAQRIAMRYNLDGLNHADTVNYVKHRLKVAGCDNELFTLSALGLVFDRAGGIPRRINQICDMCLFTGFVKKVKSIDNEIVKEAIDSL, from the coding sequence TTGCTTACCCAATTAAAAAGTGTAGAATTACCCGATAGGAAGACCGATATCTTAATTGTTTTAGAAAAACTATTAACTGACAACATTAAAGATGGTAAAAAGACAGTAGTTGTAATTGATGAAGCTCATACAATTGAAGATAAAAATATTTTTGAAGAGTTAAGATTACTATTAAATTTTCAATTAGAGGATAAATTTTTACTGACTCTTGTGTTATTAGGACAACCGGAATTAAATTCAAAAATTGAAGATAATAAGCAATTAGCTCAGCGTATTGCTATGCGTTATAATTTAGACGGTCTAAATCATGCTGATACAGTTAACTATGTAAAACATCGCTTAAAAGTGGCTGGTTGTGATAATGAGCTTTTTACTCTCTCTGCTTTAGGGTTGGTTTTTGACAGAGCTGGTGGTATTCCACGTCGGATAAATCAAATTTGTGACATGTGCTTATTTACTGGTTTTGTTAAAAAAGTTAAAAGTATAGATAATGAGATAGTAAAAGAAGCAATAGATAGTTTATAG
- a CDS encoding AAA family ATPase has protein sequence MYEKYWGLKEKPFENTPDPRFFYRSPQHEEALFRLIYAVRESKGAGVLTGIFGCGKTLLGRTLLKELGKDIYKTAFITNPHLSHIELLMAIASGLGAKGLPTKKTEVLSNVILDTLNSILQDNMRDGKKTVVIIDEAHIIEDKDVWEELRLILNFQLEDRFLLTLLLLGQPELKKSIDANKQLAQRIAIKCRLDSLTYADTEQYIAHRLKIVGGVDIFTDSACKLVYEKSGGIPRRINHICDLALLTGFSKNLKTIDNDIIQEVADTLEE, from the coding sequence ATGTATGAAAAATACTGGGGATTAAAAGAGAAGCCTTTTGAGAACACACCTGACCCTCGTTTCTTTTATCGGTCACCTCAACATGAAGAGGCTTTGTTTAGACTTATTTATGCAGTAAGAGAAAGCAAAGGGGCAGGAGTATTAACAGGTATATTTGGATGCGGTAAGACTCTTCTGGGACGGACACTCCTAAAAGAATTGGGAAAGGATATATATAAAACAGCTTTTATAACTAATCCCCATCTCAGCCATATAGAGCTTTTGATGGCTATTGCCAGCGGTTTAGGAGCTAAGGGTCTACCTACTAAAAAGACAGAGGTGCTATCCAATGTGATATTGGATACTCTAAACTCAATATTGCAAGACAATATGAGGGATGGTAAGAAGACGGTGGTCATTATCGATGAGGCTCACATCATTGAAGATAAGGATGTATGGGAAGAATTAAGGCTGATTCTAAACTTTCAACTCGAAGATAGATTCCTTTTGACTTTATTGCTCTTAGGACAGCCAGAATTGAAGAAGAGTATAGATGCCAATAAACAATTAGCACAGAGGATTGCTATTAAGTGCCGCTTGGATAGTTTAACTTATGCCGACACAGAGCAATATATCGCTCATCGGCTGAAGATAGTAGGAGGTGTTGATATCTTTACAGATAGTGCCTGTAAGCTTGTCTATGAAAAATCAGGTGGTATTCCAAGGAGAATAAATCATATCTGCGATTTGGCACTCCTTACAGGTTTTAGCAAGAATTTAAAAACAATAGACAATGACATTATTCAAGAAGTAGCCGATACTTTAGAAGAATAA
- a CDS encoding AAA family ATPase — protein MYEAYWGLKEKPFENTPDPRFLYHSPQHDEALSRFIYVVREEKGAGMLTGVFGCGKTVLGRALCNALNKNIYQIAFVNNPHLKSVELLRAIARQLGAENLPEKITEMSSDYFLEVINNILVNNVKDGKETVVIVDEAHVIDDIDVFEELRLILNFQFEDRFLLTLLLMGQPELREKIRKNKQLAQRIAMGYHLDPLSQEETWGYIAHRLEVAGGRSSIFTEQCLKPVYENSGGIPRRINQICDMSLVVGFDKKADKVDERIIQEAVEALIL, from the coding sequence ATGTACGAAGCCTATTGGGGACTAAAAGAGAAGCCATTTGAGAACACTCCTGACCCTCGTTTCTTGTATCATTCACCTCAGCATGATGAGGCTTTATCGAGATTTATTTATGTAGTAAGAGAAGAAAAGGGAGCAGGGATGTTAACGGGTGTATTTGGTTGTGGGAAAACGGTTCTTGGGAGGGCGCTTTGCAATGCGTTAAATAAAAATATATATCAGATAGCATTTGTAAATAATCCCCATCTTAAATCAGTAGAGCTCTTAAGGGCTATTGCACGCCAATTGGGTGCCGAGAACTTGCCGGAGAAAATAACTGAGATGTCGTCAGATTATTTTTTGGAGGTTATAAATAATATCTTGGTTAATAATGTAAAAGATGGCAAAGAAACGGTAGTCATTGTAGATGAAGCTCATGTGATAGACGATATAGACGTCTTTGAAGAATTGAGGTTAATTTTGAACTTCCAATTTGAGGACAGGTTCCTTCTAACACTCTTGCTTATGGGTCAACCCGAGTTGAGGGAAAAGATTCGCAAGAATAAGCAGTTGGCCCAGCGAATAGCTATGGGATACCATTTGGATCCTTTGAGCCAGGAGGAGACATGGGGTTATATAGCTCATCGGCTGGAAGTAGCAGGAGGAAGGAGCTCTATATTTACCGAGCAGTGCCTTAAGCCCGTCTATGAAAACTCTGGAGGCATTCCACGGAGAATTAATCAAATTTGTGATATGAGCCTGGTTGTGGGGTTCGATAAGAAGGCAGATAAAGTAGATGAAAGGATTATTCAAGAAGCAGTGGAAGCTCTTATACTTTGA
- a CDS encoding WbqC family protein has protein sequence MICAIHQPQYLPWLGYFDKLLRSDFFVLLDDVQYKKNEWQNRNKISTSHGWQWLTVPVHYTFGQKINEVLINNKTNWGKKHLHSLVINYSGTPYFKDYRAFFEEVYSKKWEYLCELNIYLIKNLATFLGIQTELVKSSDLQVDGQKTDRLVNICKKLQADIYLSGEGAREYLDLSLFENEKIKVVFQNFNHPIYPQVKLDGNFQPNMSVIDLLFNYGKDSLKILQKCTKPIGD, from the coding sequence ATGATTTGTGCTATCCATCAGCCTCAATATTTGCCTTGGCTCGGATATTTTGATAAGCTATTGAGGAGTGACTTTTTTGTTCTTTTAGATGATGTCCAGTATAAAAAGAATGAGTGGCAGAATCGTAATAAAATTAGCACATCCCACGGCTGGCAATGGCTGACAGTGCCAGTGCATTATACATTTGGGCAGAAGATTAATGAAGTTTTAATTAATAATAAGACAAATTGGGGGAAAAAACATTTGCATTCTTTGGTCATCAATTATAGTGGAACTCCGTATTTTAAAGATTACAGAGCCTTTTTTGAAGAAGTTTATAGCAAGAAATGGGAGTATTTGTGTGAGCTAAATATTTATTTAATTAAGAATTTAGCTACATTTTTGGGAATACAGACTGAATTGGTAAAGTCTTCAGACTTACAGGTAGATGGGCAAAAAACTGATAGGTTAGTTAATATTTGTAAGAAGTTGCAAGCTGATATTTATCTTTCTGGTGAAGGTGCAAGAGAGTATTTAGATTTGAGTTTATTTGAAAATGAAAAAATAAAGGTAGTTTTCCAAAATTTTAATCATCCTATTTATCCTCAGGTAAAATTGGATGGTAATTTTCAGCCAAATATGTCAGTGATAGATTTACTTTTCAATTATGGTAAAGACAGTTTAAAAATTTTACAAAAATGTACGAAGCCTATTGGGGACTAA
- a CDS encoding glycosyltransferase family 4 protein: protein MTKILYIITRLDKGGAAQSTLLKVKGLQDKYDITLATGSVKDIDILGINVVVIPSLVRNISPIKDFICVFELYKLIRRGRFDIVDTHSSKAGFLGRVAAKLAGCPIIIHKPHGHVFYGYFSKSITLIFILLERFSAKFTNKIICLTPAETKDYLSLKISGDIDKFVTVHSGVELDPFINVKVDKKAKKEEFGLNLNSPVIICNARLVPVKGHRYLIEAAKKVVETIPDTKFLIVGDGPLRKKLERMVCKLGLTETVLFLGDRADIPELLAISDIFVLASLNEGMGRVIIEAMASGLPVVATNVGGIPTVVVDGVTGILIPSKDSESLSQAILHLLKDKELASNMGKNGKERAFMYSADKMIEKIDNLYKNLLTSQQTCVKIKADCFVPINRDSQ from the coding sequence ATGACTAAGATTCTCTATATTATCACGAGATTAGATAAGGGTGGTGCTGCCCAGAGTACATTGTTAAAAGTAAAGGGTTTACAAGATAAATATGATATAACTTTAGCTACAGGCTCAGTAAAAGATATAGACATATTAGGTATCAATGTAGTTGTAATTCCGTCACTGGTACGAAATATTTCACCAATCAAAGACTTTATATGTGTATTTGAGTTATACAAACTCATAAGAAGAGGGCGATTTGATATAGTCGACACACATTCTTCAAAGGCAGGCTTCTTAGGACGAGTTGCAGCAAAGTTAGCAGGCTGTCCTATTATTATCCATAAACCTCATGGGCATGTATTTTATGGATACTTTAGTAAGAGTATTACTTTAATTTTTATCCTACTTGAGCGATTTAGTGCTAAATTTACTAATAAAATAATATGCCTTACTCCTGCTGAAACTAAAGACTATCTCTCACTGAAGATTTCTGGCGACATAGATAAGTTCGTAACAGTTCACTCTGGAGTAGAGCTTGATCCATTTATTAATGTCAAAGTTGATAAGAAAGCTAAGAAAGAGGAGTTTGGTCTCAATTTGAACTCACCAGTAATTATCTGTAATGCACGTCTTGTTCCTGTGAAAGGGCACCGGTACTTAATAGAAGCGGCAAAAAAAGTAGTTGAAACTATTCCAGACACTAAATTTCTAATAGTAGGCGATGGTCCACTAAGAAAAAAATTAGAAAGAATGGTATGTAAGCTTGGTCTTACAGAGACTGTTCTATTCTTGGGAGATAGAGCTGATATTCCGGAGCTACTCGCCATTTCAGACATATTTGTGTTAGCATCATTGAATGAAGGTATGGGTAGGGTAATTATTGAGGCAATGGCATCGGGGTTACCTGTTGTAGCTACTAATGTAGGTGGTATACCAACTGTTGTTGTGGATGGTGTTACTGGGATATTAATTCCTTCAAAGGATTCTGAGAGTTTATCTCAGGCAATTCTACACCTTCTTAAAGACAAAGAACTCGCCAGTAACATGGGAAAAAATGGTAAGGAAAGGGCATTTATGTATTCAGCAGATAAAATGATAGAAAAAATTGATAATTTATATAAAAATCTTTTGACTTCTCAACAAACCTGTGTTAAGATAAAAGCGGATTGCTTCGTCCCGATAAATCGGGACTCGCAATGA